The following is a genomic window from Longimicrobiaceae bacterium.
ACGTAGCCCATCACCCGGTCCAGCTGCTCCCGCGAGACGAGCGGGCCCATGCGCGTGCCCTTGTTGAAGGGGTCGCCTGGCGTCATCCCGGCGGCGCGCTTGGCGAGCTTCTCCACGAACTCGTCCCGGACGCTCTCGTGCACCAGCAGGCGCGAGCCGGCGGTGCAGGCCTGGCCGGTGTTGTAGAAGATCCCCATGGTGGCGCCCTTGATCGCGGCGTCCAGGTCCGCGTCCGCCAGGACGATGTTGGGGCTCTTCCCGCCCAGCTCCAGCGACAGCTTCTTGAGCGTGCCCGCGGCCTCGCGCTGGATCAGCTTGCCGACCGCGGTGGAGCCGGTGAAGGCGATCTTGTCCACGTCGGGGTGCGCCACCAGCGCGGCGCCGGCCGTCTCGCCGAAGCCGGGGACCACGTTCAGCACCCCCGCGGGGAGCCCCGCCTCCTCCGCGATGCGGGCCAGCTCCAGCGCGGTGAGCGGCGTCTGCTCCGCGGGCTTCAGCACCACGGTGTTCCCCATCGCCAGCGCGGGCGCCACCTTCCAGGCGGCCATCTGGAACGGGTAGTTCCAGGGGATGATCTGCCCGCAGACGCCCACCGGCTCGCGGCGGGTGTAGTTCAGGAAGCTGCCGGAGACGGGGATCACCTCCCCCTCCACCTTGTCGGCCCAGCCGGCGTAGTAGCGGAAGCACTCCGCCGAGTCCTTGATGTCGAAGCCGCGGGCCTCGCGGTAGGGCTTCCCGTTGTCCAGCGTCTCCAGGCGTGCCAGCTCGTCCAGCCGCTGGTCGATCAGCTCGCCCATGCGGTACAGGATCCTGCCGCGCTGGCGGGCGGACATCTCCGCCCACTTCCCTCCCTCGAACGCTTCGCGCGCCGCGCGCACGGCGCGGTCGACGTCCTCCGCGTCCCCCTCCGCCACCGTGGTCAGCGTCTCCCCGGTGGAGGGGTTCACGGTCTCGAACGTCCGGCCGGAGGCGGCGTCCTGCCACTCCCCGCCGATGTACAGCCTGCCGGGGCTCACCCCCGCTTCGATTTCGGTCGCCATGGTGGTCTCGGTCTCCCAAAAGAGAAAGCGGGGGAGGGACCCGCGCGTGCGCTCCCGGCGCGCGGCGGTCCCGCCCCCGTCTTCCCCGCGTGGTGGTTACTTGCCGGAGAACTTCGGCTGCCGCTTCTCGACGTAGGCGGTCAG
Proteins encoded in this region:
- a CDS encoding aldehyde dehydrogenase family protein, which encodes MATEIEAGVSPGRLYIGGEWQDAASGRTFETVNPSTGETLTTVAEGDAEDVDRAVRAAREAFEGGKWAEMSARQRGRILYRMGELIDQRLDELARLETLDNGKPYREARGFDIKDSAECFRYYAGWADKVEGEVIPVSGSFLNYTRREPVGVCGQIIPWNYPFQMAAWKVAPALAMGNTVVLKPAEQTPLTALELARIAEEAGLPAGVLNVVPGFGETAGAALVAHPDVDKIAFTGSTAVGKLIQREAAGTLKKLSLELGGKSPNIVLADADLDAAIKGATMGIFYNTGQACTAGSRLLVHESVRDEFVEKLAKRAAGMTPGDPFNKGTRMGPLVSREQLDRVMGYVEKGKSEGAELVLGGDRPVVNGGGGFFMNPTIFDRVTPEMTIAREEIFGPVLAVTTFREVEEAVEIAHNTEYGLAAAVWTRDVGTAHRVAHSLRAGTVWINMYHALDVGVPFGGYKQSGYGRELGKYALDLYTQVKSVWVNLT